The following proteins are co-located in the Gossypium hirsutum isolate 1008001.06 chromosome A02, Gossypium_hirsutum_v2.1, whole genome shotgun sequence genome:
- the LOC107951854 gene encoding D-glycerate 3-kinase, chloroplastic has protein sequence MPIAQPNRFAFGSFSSSSSTERETLKNMAALTTLTPCQATSHFNIRISHYYNQKQNQNQNFYINQTKSIHKAKSSLLSFAFSSLCAKSTSIIPSTHFSTSGSSSSWLQDNTMNLDASSSGSGLREGPIYSVFPAKPAEVSSVQDLYEFICSGPLMDKVGLTAEKVAESIDKWLFYGSKLCRLFQLNELYLTVPEKARFYHYYIPVFLWCEDQISEHRSKFKDGEEIPPLVIGFSAPQGCGKTTLVFALDYLFRITNRKSATLSIDDFYLTAEGQAKLREENPGNALLELRGNAGSHDLPFSVETLTALTKLTKEGRRMKLPRYDKSAYRGKGDRADPSVWPEVEGPLTVILYEGWMLGFKPLPAEVVKAVDPQLETVNKNLEAYYDAWDKFIKAWIVIKIQDPSCVYRWRLQAEVAMREAGKPGMSDEEVEDFVSRYLPAYKAYLPTLYSEGPNGSDPNHLLVIEIDEGRNPILF, from the exons ATGCCAATAGCCCAACCCAATCGCTTTGCCTTCGGTTcattctcctcctcctcctccacaGAGAGAGAAACATTAAAAAACATGGCGGCTTTGACTACATTAACGCCTTGCCAAGCCACCTCGCATTTTAATATTAGAATTTCCCATTATTATAATCAAAAgcaaaaccaaaatcaaaatttttacatTAATCAGACAAAAAGCATTCATAAAGCGAAGTCCTCTTTGCTTAGTTTTGCTTTCTCTTCTCTTTGTGCGAAATCCACATCAATTATCCCATCTACTCATTTCTCTACTTCAG GCAGTAGCAGCTCATGGTTGCAAGATAACACCATGAATCTTGATGCTAGTAGTAGTGGCAGTGGATTAAGGGAGGGTCCAATATATTCGGTTTTTCCTGCAAAACCTGCAGAAGTTTCCTCTGTACAAGACCTTTATGAATTCATATGTTCTGGTCCTCTTATGGACAAAGTGGGACTGACTGCTGAAAAGGTGGCTGAATCCATTGACAAGTGGTTGTTTTATGGATCAAAGCTTTGTCGGTTGTTTCAGCTTAATGAACTTTACCTTACTGTTCCTGAGAAAGCAAGGTTTTATCACTATTACATACCAGTCTTTTTATGGTGCGAAGACCAGATATCAGAACACAGGTCCAAGTTTAAAGATGGGGAAGAGATTCCTCCCTTAGTG ATTGGTTTCAGTGCACCACAGGGTTGTGGAAAGACGACACTTGTCTTTGCTCTAGATTATCTTTTCAGGATCACTAACAG AAAGTCTGCAACATTATCCATTGATGATTTCTATTTGACAGCAGAGGGTCAG GCCAAACTGAGAGAAGAGAACCCAGGAAATGCACTTTTGGAG TTACGTGGAAATGCTGGGAGCCATGATCTTCCATTCTCTGTTGAAACACTGACAGCTCTAACCAAGTTGACTAAAGAAg GCAGGAGGATGAAGCTTCCCCGATATGATAAA TCTGCATATAGAGGTAAGGGTGACAGAGCTGATCCTTCAGTATGGCCAGAAGTTGAAGGGCCGTTAACG GTTATTTTATATGAAGGCTGGATGCTTGGCTTTAAGCCCCTTCCTGCTGAAGTTGTTAAAGCTGTTGACCCACAG CTGGAAACAGTAAATAAAAATCTTGAAGCATATTATGATGCATGGGACAAGTTCATTAAGGCATGGATTGTTATCAAAATTCAGGACCCAAGTTGTGTCTACCGGTGGCGTCTGCAG GCTGAGGTTGCCATGAGGGAGGCTGGGAAACCTGGAATGTCTGATGAAGAG GTGGAAGATTTTGTGTCACGTTATTTGCCTGCTTACAAAGCTTACCTTCCAACCCTGTACTCGGAAGGACCAAATGGATCAGATCCAAACCATCTCCTCGTAATTGAAATTGATGAAGGGAGGAATCCCATCTTATTTTAG